GTCGACCTCGGCCCCGAGCTCGTCCTCGCGCCCGAGCGTTACCTCGCGGAGGCGAGCGCGGGGGAGGGGATCCCGCTCTCCGATCTCGTCACCGTGCGCACCGAGCAAGCGCCGCCCGGCGTCGTCCTCGACACCACCCACGCGAAGGACGGCCTCCTCGACGTGACCGGCGCGCTGCGCTCGCCCGCGACGGCGAAGAGCACGAAGCGCGCGGTCCACCCCGGCGACGTGATCGTGTCGCGCCTCCGGCCCTACCTCCGCCAGATCGCGTTCGTGCACCCCGCCGCGCTCGCGCAGGCGAAGCGGCCGCTCGCGGTGTCGAGCGAGTTCTTCGTCCTCGCCCCGCGCGGCGACGATCCGATCGCGTTCCTCGTCCCCTTCCTCCTCGGCGAGCGCGCGCAGTCCGTCCTCGCCGCGGCGCAGGAGGGCGGTCACCATCCGCGGGTCCCGCGCGAGTCGCTCCTCGCGCTCCGCGTCCCGGCCGGCCTCGTCGCCACGCGGAACGAGAGCTCGAAGGCCGTCGTCCGCGCCCTCGACGAGGTCTACCGCGCGAACGCCCGCTGGAACGCGCTCCTCTAATCCACCAATCCACGCGCTCGACGCCCGGCGCGCGCTCGACGCGAGCCCAAGCCGCGCTCGACGCCCTGCGAGCCAAGCCGCGGGCTACGGCGCGCCGCCGAGCCAGCGTCGGATCTCGCGCTTCGACAGCTGGCGGATCGATCGCGCGTAGCGGTTCTCGTCCCAGAGGTCGCGCATGGACTCGTCGCGCGCGTCGTAGTCGAGCCGGCGCGGATCGAGCTTCGCGATCGCGTCGCGCACGAACGGCACCGCGTCGGGGCCGTGCCTGAACGGGAGCGCGGCGATCTCGACCTCGTACCAGATCCCGCGGACGCGACGGAGCTCTCGGTCCGGCCCGAGCACGCGCACGTCGGGCCGCCGCACGCGCGCGCGGCTCGCCTTCGTCCTCGGGCGCGGCGGCATCTCTGCGAGCGCGCCCGATCGCGGATGAACGAAGAAGCGCCAGGGCACGACGGGCCGCCCGAAGCGATCCGCGCCGCGGAGGCGCCCCGCGTCGTCCTCGTAGACGCGTTCGACGACGTACTGCTTGAGGTGATCGAGCACGTGCTTCTGGAGCGCGCTCGTCACCGAGAGCTGCGCCGCGATCTCGGAGCGGACCTTCGCCCACGGTCTCCCGACCTGGCTCCGCAGGTACCGCTCGAGCGGCGCGAGGTTGTCGCTGAGCGACTTCGCCGCGTAGAACCCGCCCATCGGCTCGCGGAGCGGAAACGTCTCTTCGCCTCCCTCGCGTGCCCGCGTCCGGTTCCGCACCCGCGTGCGCGGGTACCGAAGCCAATGCCCCCAGCGCGGCCGCTCGATGATGACCTCGTCCATGTCGGCTCGCATGGGCCCCATTCATGGCCACGCCCTCGCCCTCGCGCAAGCCGGCAGGACACGGTAGCGACGCCCGCGTACAATGGCCGTCATGGGCGAGCCTGCCAGGAGCCTCGGACTCGGCCTCGAAGAATTCTGGGCCTTCGAGGGAGAGCCCGACACGCGGTACGAGCTCTTCGGCGGGGAGATCTTGGCGATGAATCAGCCGACGATCCGGCACGCCGCGTTGCAGATGTCGCTCGGGAGGGAGCTCTTGCGCGCGCTCGACGGACGATGTGAGGTGCTCGGCCCGATCGGCGTGTACTGCGAAGCGACCGGGGAAGCCTTCGGCCCAGACGTCGTCGTGATCTGCGAGCCTGCCGCCTACGACAAGGTCCGGGGGCGCGCGTTGATCAATCCGAGCGCCATCTTCGAGATCCTCTCGCCGAGCACCTCCCGCATCGATACCCACGACAAGCTCCCCGCGTACAAGACGATCGCGTCGCTGAGCGAGTACGTCCTGATCTCGCAGAAGAAGAAGCTGATTCAAGTGCATCGACGCGTGAAGGGGGGATGGGTCATGGACCCGCTGTCGTCGGGGTCCTTCCGCGTCTGCGCCGCGGAGATCTCGGTCGACGCCGTCTACGAGCGCATCGACAAGTCTCCGCTCCTCACCGGGTGAGCGGAGACGGAGAAGGCCGCGTCATGGGCGCTGGCCGGCGAGGCACAGGCGGTCGACGTCGCGGGCGCGATCGCGGAGGAGCGCGCTCCCCGGATCGAGGCGCTGCGCGCGCTTCATCGCGATGTCCGCCTCGTCGCACTTGCCCGTCTTCGCCGCGCGCCAGGCGGCGTCGAGGCGTTCGTCGAGGCTCATGAAGAGATAAGGGTCCGTGCGATCGCGGACGTAGACCGTGATCCCGCAGAGGAGCACGAGCGCGACGCAGGCGCCGACGATCGCCCGCTCCGCCTTCTTCGTGTACGTCACGCCGCGCTGCCACGTCGCCGCGACGAGGACGCCGCCGACGGCGCCGCCGATGTGGGCCGCGTTGTCGACCTGCACCATCCCGCCTTGCAGGTTCTTCGCGAGGCCGAGCACGAAGAGGAACGCGAGCCACCCCGCCATCTGGCGCGCGAGCGGGCCCTTCCACCCTTGCGTGCGCGCGCCGAGGACGAGCATCGAGCCGATGAGCCCACACACCGCGCCCGACGCGCCGATGCTGAGCGACGCGCCGAAGAGGCGCCCCGCGATCGCGCTGAAGGCGGAGCCCATCACGCCGGCGCCGAGGTAGAGCGGGAGGAAGCGCGCCGGTCCGATCGCGCGCTCGAGGAACGGCCCGACCTGCCAGAGGACCAGCATGTTGAAGCCGAGGTGCAGGATCGAGCCGTGGAGGAAACACGAGGTCACCAGCGTCTCGACGCGGGTGTCCGCGATCGTGAAGGTCGAGTCGTTGCCGCCGAGCCAGCGCAGGATCGCGTTCCACAGCGTCTGGTCGCGCACGTCCGCCCCGCCGAGCCCGAAGCGGAGGTGCCCCGCGAGCGACACCTGCGCCGCGAAGACGCCCGCGTTCGCGGCGAGCAGCGCGCCCGTGATCGGCGCGCCGTCGATCCCCTTCTGTTCGGCCTGATCGGGCGCCGAAGCCGAGGTCGGGGCGGACGCGGGCGGGGAGGCGCTCACCATCCGGTTTTACGGTCCGCTCGCGCGTCAAGCAACCGGCGAACATCACCGCCTTTTTGGCCGCCCCCGCGCCGTCCTGATACCGACAATGCCAGATGGATTCGCTCGTCCGCGCGACGCTGCTTGCGCGCCGTTTCGTTCGAGGGGCGCACGGGATCGCGCTCGCGTGCGCGCTCGCCGCCTTCGTCGTCCTCGGCTTCGCGCAGCTCCCGCTCGGACCGATCCCGATCGCGGGCGCGGTGGTGTGGGCGTTCTTCCTCGGCAAGCGCCTCCGGCAGAAGCTCCGTCTCACCGGCGAGGCGCCGTTCGTCCTCGACTTCGAGCTCGGCGCGCTCCTCGCGATCGGCCTCGACGCGGCGCTGCTTCGCTTCGACGGCACGCTCTCGGGCCGCTTCTCGCCCGCGACGTACGTGCTCGTCGCGCTCGTCGCGTCGTTCGGCCGCCCGGTCGCGGGCCTCGCGGTCGTCGGATGGGTCGTCGGCCTCGACGCGCTCATCCGCTACAAGACGCTCGGGCAGGCGTCGCTCGAAGCGCTCGCGACGCAGGCGGGTTTCGCTTGTGCGTTCGCGCTCCTCAACTTGATCCTCCTCCGCGCCGAGGTCGCGCGCATCCGTGTCACCGCGCGGTCGCGGGTCGAGAAGGAGCTCGAGCGCCTTCGCGCCGACGCACGGAGCTACCGCCTCCTCGGGGCGGGGGAAGCGGTCACGAAAAAAGAGGACGCCGAGGAGCGGCTCGCGCGCTCGAGCGTCGAAGAGATTCACCAATCCGTGCATTATGCACTCGAGCTCCTGCGGCGTTCGTTGGACCTCCACACCGCGGTGCTGCTCTGGCGCACCGACTCGGGCACGCACCTCCGCATCAGCGAGCTCTCCACGGCGTCGGACGAGATCCACGATGCACCTTTCTCGATCGGTGACGGCGTCTGCGCGGCGGTCATCGCCAAGAAGGAGGCCGTGCTGCTCGAGAACCTGCGGCCCTCGTACAATGTTCCCTACTACGCGGGGCCGTGCCCCATCCGCGCCCTCGCCGCGAT
This region of Labilithrix sp. genomic DNA includes:
- a CDS encoding rhomboid family intramembrane serine protease, whose translation is MVSASPPASAPTSASAPDQAEQKGIDGAPITGALLAANAGVFAAQVSLAGHLRFGLGGADVRDQTLWNAILRWLGGNDSTFTIADTRVETLVTSCFLHGSILHLGFNMLVLWQVGPFLERAIGPARFLPLYLGAGVMGSAFSAIAGRLFGASLSIGASGAVCGLIGSMLVLGARTQGWKGPLARQMAGWLAFLFVLGLAKNLQGGMVQVDNAAHIGGAVGGVLVAATWQRGVTYTKKAERAIVGACVALVLLCGITVYVRDRTDPYLFMSLDERLDAAWRAAKTGKCDEADIAMKRAQRLDPGSALLRDRARDVDRLCLAGQRP
- a CDS encoding Uma2 family endonuclease; this translates as MGEPARSLGLGLEEFWAFEGEPDTRYELFGGEILAMNQPTIRHAALQMSLGRELLRALDGRCEVLGPIGVYCEATGEAFGPDVVVICEPAAYDKVRGRALINPSAIFEILSPSTSRIDTHDKLPAYKTIASLSEYVLISQKKKLIQVHRRVKGGWVMDPLSSGSFRVCAAEISVDAVYERIDKSPLLTG